A window from Malassezia restricta chromosome I, complete sequence encodes these proteins:
- a CDS encoding RING-H2 domain core subunit of multiple ubiquitin ligase complexes, whose translation MATPLGPSVHEDQDARVEPRFQVKKWNCVCLWSWDIQVDNCAICRNQIMDLCIECQANQGSSTIDECTVAWGACNHAFHFHCISRWLKTRPVCPLDNREWVLQKYGR comes from the exons ATGGCCACGCCTTTGGGGCCATCTGTGCACGAGGATCAGGATGCTCGCGTGGAGCCTCGCTTTCAAGTAAAGAAG TGGAATTGCGTGTGTCTATGGAGCTGGGATATACAGGTCGATAAC TGTGCCATTTGCCGGAATCAGATCATGGATCTGTGCATTGAGTGCCAAGCGAATCAGGGGTCTTCGACGATCGATGAGTGTACCGTGGCATGGGGTGCCTGTAAC CACGCTTTCCACTTTCACTGTATATCGCGCTGGCTCAAGACACGTCCCGTTTGCCCGTTGGACAATCGCGAATGGGTGCTGCAAAA ATATGGCCGCTAA
- a CDS encoding elongator complex protein 2, whose protein sequence is MPSSITYEYLSCAVQRTAHVADWVQWGEGRDALVLGVHKAVAVWLDPSEPAARAPAVHMWPLPCQETVHVLKAWPDHVTRIVVGTYEGGLELWRVHGDELCCDASVPGAHAAAITAVGVPRDAYTREYGPREFVTGGSDSKLRVWSCDPLRVVQTIDLEGAFPLDVALVKLPQTDAMVMAVAATDRRISLYVRSGGAGTYVRQLRLAGHEDWVRALDFTVALPDVWLASASQDQHVRLWRWRPETRQPQAPTDAFEAMARELLPDEGIRTKIDWLSLPGSATRWGVSLDALLLGHDAWVTGVRWCPSVHTEPLAALLTSSVDHSVIVWTPDAATSSWPTLQDAGAAVGSLWLPAHRLGDVGSSSGGFLGAHWRPHRDLCVVAHDRQGAMHMWRRTATHKWEPQATISGHAGPARDAAWERYGDCFLTVGQDRTTRLHGTVHTARAGRTWHELARPQTHGYEMQSVAWLGRTSFVSAADEKILRVFAAPKAFVHSATAWHMWQTPTPQPRHVLVLSQAAASAGDMIESVMCETHYTNLAVVAWLGDMSMRGAEHVLQRVYACAWDAAVQADCLGADVTVYLLPDTPDTERGVSHLRAWAAHHAPLASLYADDGVPRTALDAIPLEPKVMPLRAAAAEAVEPASVQGDSVVLGGTFDHLHIGHKLLLTMGVLSARSAMWVGVTSTALLAKKEHREYIEPIDVRMARVRQFLRDVSQALGKSLALHVVPISDPCGPAGTLPDLDVLLVTEETVRGIEPIAAERAKHGVRPLHVYTVSLVHSAAAAKTGSTDIRAWLARRQQTPGTDWSPTVHEPATDGLASAHVPPLGLSNRAVEGASEVAAFTKPPNPEQLQSLTLWPEMEKLYGHGYELLSVAMDTNTHMIASTCKASTPAHAVVRLFDAQHRFEPAKDALEGHTLSITRVAFSPCGTYLLTVSRDRSWRMFRRTPSGYVAWIGERAHARIVWDGAWAPHSRMFATASRDKSVKIWTLVDDAQRPYRLVTTLNASDAVVSVTWASDGALAMGLENGDVWLYTCARDGTWQLHTTLARHHTGPVHRVACRPQGRWMDAYDRVPYQLLSVGDDGCTRLVSWYIDP, encoded by the coding sequence CGGTGCAacgcacggcgcatgtggCCGACTGGGTCCAGTGGGGCGAGGGgcgtgatgcgctcgtgctgggcgtgcaCAAAGCGGTGGCTGTGTGGCTCGATCCGTCCGAGCCGGCAGCCCGGGCGCCGGCCGTGCACATGTGGCCCTTGCCGTGTCAAGAGAccgtgcatgtgctcaaGGCATGGCCAGATCATGTCACGCGTATCGTAGTAGGCACGTACGAGGGTGGCCTTGAGCTGTGGCGTGTGCACGGAGACGAGCTATGTTGTGATGCATCGGTGCcaggcgcgcatgcggcggcgATCACCGCTGTGGGTGTCCCGCGCGACGCCTACACGCGCGAGTACGGTCCGCGTGAGTTTGTGACGGGCGGCTCTGACTCGAAGCTCCGCGTGTGGTCGTGTGATCCGCTGCGTGTGGTCCAGACGATCGATTTGGAAGGTGCGTTTCCGCTGGATGTCGCTCTGGTCAAGCTGCCCCAGACAGATGCGATGGTGATGGCCGTGGCAGCGACGGATCGCCGTATTTCGCTGTACGTACGCAGTGGCGGTGCTGGCACGTACGTGCGTCAGCTCAGGCTCGCTGGCCATGAAGACTGggtgcgcgcgctcgactttACCGTCGCCCTGCCGGATGTGTGGCTCGCTTCGGCCTCGCAGGATCAGCATGTGCGGCTATGGAGGTGGCGGCCTGAGACGCGGCAGCCGCAGGCGCCTACGGACGCGTTTgaggccatggcgcgcgagctcctACCCGACGAGGGCATCCGCACCAAGATCGACTGGCTCTCGCTGCCTGGCAGTGCGACGCGATGGGGCGTGTCtctggatgcgctcctgctgGGCCATGATGCATGGGTCACCGGTGTGCGGTGGTGTCCATCGGTGCACACGGAGCCGTtggccgcgctgctgacgAGCTCGGTCGATCATAGCGTCATCGTGTGGACGCCCGAtgcggcgacgtcgtcaTGGCCCACGCTGCAagacgcaggcgcggccGTGGGATCGCTATGGCTCCCGGCGCACCGCCTGGGTGATGTGGGCAGCTCGAGCGGTGGCTTCCTAGGGGCGCACTGGCGTCCGCATCGCGATctgtgcgtcgtggcgcacgaTCGGCAGGGTGCGATGCACATGTGGCGCCGCACAGCCACCCACAAGTGGGAGCCACAGGCCACGATCTCGGGTCATGCGGGGCctgcgcgagacgctgcgtggGAGCGGTACGGTGACTGCTTCTTGACAGTCGGCCAGGaccgcacgacgcgcttgcACGGAACGGTGCACACGGCCCGTGCCGGGCGTACATGGCACGAGCTGGCGCGGCCACAGACGCACGGCTACGAGATGCAGTCTGTGGCCTGGCTCGGGCGCACGTCGTTCGTGAGTGCGGCGGACGAAAAGATCTTGCGTGTATTTGCGGCGCCCAAGGCGTTTGTGCACAGTGCCACAGCCTGGCACATGTGGCAGACGCCCACGCCGCAGCCGCGGCATGTGCTTGTGCTGTCGCAGGCGGCAGCTTCGGCGGGCGACATGATCGAGTCGGTGATGTGCGAGACGCACTACACGAAtctcgccgtcgtcgcttGGCTCGGTGACATGTCGATGCGTggtgccgagcatgtgctCCAGCGTGTCTACGCGTGTGCGTGGGATGCAGCGGTCCAGGCCGACTGTCTAGGCGCCGATGTGACCGTGTACCTCTTGCCCGACACGCCCGACACGGAGCGAGGCGTGAGTCACCTGCGTGCGTGGGCCGCGCACCATGCCCCGCTCGCGTCGCTGTACGCGGACGATGgtgtgccgcgcaccgCGCTGGACGCCATACCGCTGGAGCCGAAGGTGATGCCGCtgcgcgctgctgctgccgaggcggtggAGCCTGCGTCTGTGCAAGGTGACTcggtcgtgctgggcggcacCTTTGACCACCTGCACATTGGGCACAAGCTGCTGCTTACGATGGGCGTGTTGAGTgcacgcagcgccatgTGGGTCGGCGTCACGAGCACCGCGCTCCTCGCGAAGAAGGAGCACCGCGAGTACATCGAGCcgatcgacgtgcgcatggcgcgtgTCCGCCAATTTCTCCGTGATGTAAgccaggcgctcggcaagtcgctggcgctgcatgtcgtgcCTATTTCGGACCCGTGCGGCCCAGCAGGCACGCTGCCTGATCTTGACGTGCTGCTTGTGACGGAGGAGACGGTGCGCGGCATAGAACCTATcgccgctgagcgagccaagcatggcgtgcgtccATTGCACGTCTACACCGTGAGCCTAGTTCACtcggccgcggcggcgaAGACGGGCAGCACGGATATCCGAGCATGGCTCGCGCGACGGCAGCAGACGCCGGGCACCGACTGGTCGCCCACCGTGCACGAGCCGGCGACGGACGGCTTGGCctcggcgcatgtgccgccgctgggCCTGTCGAACCGCGCGGTCGAAGGTGCGTCGGAGGTAGCTGCCTTCACGAAGCCCCCGAATcccgagcagctgcagtCGTTGACGCTGTGGCCCGAAATGGAGAAACTGTATGGCCACGGCTACGAGTTGCTGAGCGTGGCGATGGATACCAATACACACATGATTGCGAGCACATGCAAGGCATCGACACCGGCCCATGCTGTCGTGCGTCTCTttgatgcgcagcacaggTTTGAGCCGGCGAAGGACGCGCTCGAAGGGCACACACTGTCGAtcacgcgcgtcgcattCTCGCCCTGTGGCACCTACCTGCTCACCGTGAGCCGGGATCGCTCCTGGCGCATGTTCCGAcgcacgcccagcggcTATGTCGCCTGGATCGGCGAACGTGCACATGCGCGTATTGTGTGGGACGGGGCATGGGCGCCCCACTCTCGCATGTTCGCCACGGCGTCGCGCGATAAGAGCGTCAAGATCTGGACgctcgtggacgatgcACAGCGCCCATACCGACTCGTAACGACGCTGAACGCGTCTGACGCCGTCGTATCTGTGACCTGGGCATCCGACGGCGCACTGGCCATGGGATTAGAAAACGGCGATGTGTGGCTCTACACTTGTGCGCGAGATGGCACATGGCAGCTACATACGACGCTGGCGCGACACCACACGGGCCCTGTGCATCGTGTGGCGTGCCGCCCACAGGGACGGTGGATGGATGCGTACGACCGCGTGCCGTACCAGCTTCTCTCTGTCGGTGACGACGGATGTACGCGCCTCGTATCATGGTACATAGATCCTTAG